One part of the Sphingobacterium sp. LZ7M1 genome encodes these proteins:
- a CDS encoding PRTRC system protein E: protein MNTNFFNQVQQLDFTGILQLNISKGIENKLIVTVLLNNEQCGDSAKNLIPPLIFNATSQEFDEGFFEQINAPIKAISGLMVDMEAFMKQMETVKLQSEMEKQKTEKAKKEKETKDKKYKDGMAKVDELEKEGKFREAWMKVPDITEFPEKADEIRKRKTSLSDKFGTPSLFGGVTEEQPEPPKTEEVATYCPINTTNEEVEY, encoded by the coding sequence ATGAACACAAATTTTTTCAATCAAGTACAGCAGTTGGATTTTACAGGAATATTGCAACTGAACATTTCTAAGGGGATAGAAAACAAACTAATCGTAACAGTATTGCTCAACAATGAGCAATGCGGAGATAGTGCGAAAAACCTCATTCCCCCATTGATTTTTAACGCCACTTCGCAGGAGTTTGACGAGGGATTTTTTGAGCAGATAAACGCACCAATTAAAGCCATATCGGGTTTAATGGTGGATATGGAAGCCTTTATGAAGCAAATGGAAACCGTCAAACTGCAATCCGAAATGGAGAAGCAGAAAACCGAGAAAGCCAAAAAGGAAAAAGAAACCAAAGACAAGAAGTACAAAGACGGTATGGCAAAGGTGGACGAGTTGGAGAAAGAGGGCAAGTTCCGTGAAGCGTGGATGAAAGTACCCGACATTACGGAGTTTCCCGAAAAAGCGGACGAGATACGCAAACGCAAAACGTCATTGTCCGACAAGTTCGGGACACCGAGCCTTTTTGGTGGAGTAACGGAGGAGCAACCCGAACCGCCAAAAACGGAGGAGGTTGCTACCTATTGCCCAATAAATACAACAAACGAAGAAGTAGAATATTAA
- a CDS encoding PRTRC system protein C, producing MLLATVLPRIFILKDKGQDIPLTDPEPRWSVEAVMNFYANSYPILTTAKVSAPVIRDDTIQYRFESVMGTKG from the coding sequence ATGTTATTAGCAACAGTATTACCGAGAATTTTCATACTCAAAGATAAAGGACAGGATATTCCATTGACTGACCCCGAACCACGTTGGAGCGTGGAAGCCGTAATGAATTTCTATGCAAATTCTTATCCGATACTGACCACTGCCAAAGTATCTGCCCCTGTTATCCGTGACGATACAATACAGTACCGATTTGAGAGTGTAATGGGAACGAAAGGTTAA
- a CDS encoding PRTRC system protein B — MKDITQNFGTLYHPLSALVFYQTKGSNRTTYVEHFDMDRNGNPINAHPLTEREAKELAKALNTEKEKSKAFLKSNGILPTNVLHINPSENGTVLWYTKARKVKMFFTESLEIPNGTAKVPAMLWYASKQSLIVFALEKDRRPTENTVLFHAPFFNIYEDGHVCMGTVDINIKNSASVEEFMQAWESYFFNSYFSHLVNEHNPIKGNCVSLWKDLIGTDKAFPKDILKKTNKTIKTIL, encoded by the coding sequence ATGAAAGATATAACACAAAACTTTGGAACGCTTTACCACCCTTTATCGGCTTTGGTTTTTTACCAAACCAAAGGAAGTAATAGAACCACCTATGTAGAGCATTTTGATATGGATAGGAACGGTAATCCAATCAACGCCCATCCTTTGACCGAGAGAGAAGCTAAAGAATTGGCAAAAGCACTCAATACGGAAAAGGAAAAGAGCAAGGCATTTTTAAAATCTAACGGCATTCTGCCTACCAACGTCCTGCACATTAATCCGAGTGAAAACGGTACGGTACTTTGGTACACCAAAGCACGAAAAGTCAAAATGTTCTTTACTGAAAGTCTTGAAATACCAAACGGTACGGCGAAAGTACCTGCAATGCTTTGGTATGCAAGCAAACAGAGCCTTATTGTTTTCGCCCTAGAAAAAGACCGAAGACCTACCGAGAATACCGTATTATTTCACGCACCATTTTTCAATATTTACGAGGACGGACACGTATGTATGGGAACTGTAGATATCAATATCAAAAATTCTGCTTCGGTTGAAGAATTTATGCAAGCGTGGGAAAGCTACTTTTTTAACAGCTATTTCAGTCACTTGGTAAACGAACACAACCCCATAAAAGGAAATTGTGTAAGCCTTTGGAAAGACCTCATCGGCACAGACAAAGCCTTTCCTAAAGATATATTGAAAAAGACAAACAAGACCATAAAAACGATATTGTAA
- a CDS encoding PRTRC system ThiF family protein has product MSKEILKVHFTDSDLINPTNPITVNVIGAGGTGSKVMTALLEMNHSLNELGHAGLFIRLWDDDVITQANLGRQRFAESEVGLYKSVAIINRINRFSGTNWKAEARKFEKDNSDSFPENAGGSIYISCVDSVKARFEIAEILSELSNGRPYSNRPRYWLDFGNSQHTGQVLLSTIGKIRQPNSEKYETVASLPMVTDEFGELLKQSELEDDTPSCSLAEALEKQDLYINSSLVQMGCSLLWGMFKNGLTPYRGFFHNLKDFRTHPIKVA; this is encoded by the coding sequence ATGAGCAAAGAAATTTTAAAAGTCCATTTTACGGACAGCGATTTGATAAATCCTACCAATCCCATAACGGTAAACGTAATCGGTGCAGGTGGTACAGGCTCAAAAGTAATGACTGCCTTGCTTGAGATGAACCACAGCCTAAACGAGTTAGGACACGCAGGGTTGTTTATTCGTCTTTGGGATGATGATGTAATTACCCAAGCCAATTTAGGAAGACAGCGTTTTGCAGAAAGTGAGGTCGGTTTGTACAAATCTGTTGCTATCATTAACCGTATAAATCGCTTCTCAGGTACGAACTGGAAAGCGGAAGCAAGGAAATTTGAAAAAGACAATAGCGACAGTTTCCCCGAAAATGCAGGAGGAAGTATTTATATTTCCTGTGTGGATAGCGTAAAAGCAAGATTTGAAATTGCGGAAATATTAAGTGAATTGAGCAATGGAAGACCCTATTCCAACCGCCCACGTTATTGGTTGGACTTCGGCAACAGTCAACATACAGGACAAGTTTTACTATCTACCATAGGAAAAATTCGCCAACCCAATTCAGAGAAATATGAAACGGTGGCAAGCCTGCCAATGGTTACGGATGAATTTGGCGAACTGCTTAAACAATCCGAACTGGAAGACGATACACCGAGCTGTTCCCTTGCCGAAGCGTTGGAAAAGCAGGACTTGTATATCAATTCCTCATTGGTTCAGATGGGTTGTTCACTGTTATGGGGTATGTTTAAAAATGGTTTGACACCATACAGGGGATTTTTTCACAACCTGAAAGATTTCCGAACCCATCCTATAAAAGTCGCCTGA
- a CDS encoding helix-turn-helix domain-containing protein, whose product MDYKKTVGEILRAKREEKGLLLRQVAALLEMDTAILSKIERGQRNINKEQVFKLADILGIEREELLIQYLSEKIAIELKDESLADKTLRVAEKKIKYMSQTK is encoded by the coding sequence ATGGATTATAAAAAAACAGTTGGAGAAATATTACGTGCTAAACGAGAGGAGAAAGGGCTTCTCTTAAGGCAAGTTGCTGCTTTGCTCGAAATGGATACAGCAATTCTGAGTAAAATTGAAAGAGGGCAAAGAAATATCAATAAGGAACAGGTTTTTAAACTCGCAGATATTTTGGGCATAGAACGAGAAGAATTACTTATTCAATACCTCAGTGAGAAAATTGCAATTGAGCTAAAAGACGAATCGTTGGCGGATAAAACTCTTAGAGTTGCCGAAAAGAAGATAAAGTATATGTCACAAACTAAATAA
- a CDS encoding SMEK domain-containing protein: protein MNRIEYINKITTCAARFVHEVEGFNAIGNYHINIHAENFLVPLLNEVFGLELENLNSTKKKNFPAIDLADFKNRVAFQITSTSSLDKIRTTLETFSKYDLQNEFDVLYLYILTEKKPQYNDAKLKDVIPDSFGFESSDHIIDKDVILQKINAISSTPKIQAISKLYEHEFSDIQIEQRQLKFENGYLNNEPEDISPNMVKISFPKVLYKAELFINEEAILENLNDYLESIGKRKVKKLKPNTLVKKALKQNKVYFEDWILHEKFIYTFRDLSKNNEPLRKIIDAGTITTLDCKDFYEQDEASNKVFKNLLRKSLIQLCYYKGIEFFPPRGIFRFANSRPPKAKQIRWKGKKESTKTVIFEMTNKKEGHIICYRHLAFKASFLNFEIDWYLVINPTWSFTNPGGYRESRFESAYMAGIKRLENNNSVYNYFRFFAYYLSYTDLFVTEYPYLQTSKNEPLSLSPSLDEQKWIPVKIVEETSEFTPTEISLDNELTNSIFSDQ from the coding sequence TTGAACAGGATTGAATACATCAACAAGATCACTACTTGTGCAGCGAGATTTGTCCACGAAGTGGAAGGGTTTAATGCAATAGGAAATTATCATATTAATATCCATGCAGAGAATTTTTTGGTACCGTTATTAAATGAGGTTTTCGGGTTGGAACTTGAAAATCTTAATTCTACAAAAAAGAAAAATTTTCCAGCAATTGATCTGGCCGACTTTAAGAATAGGGTGGCTTTTCAAATTACGTCAACATCTTCTCTTGATAAAATTAGGACTACGCTCGAAACATTCTCAAAGTATGACCTACAAAATGAGTTTGATGTACTCTACTTATATATTCTCACAGAAAAGAAGCCGCAATACAATGATGCAAAACTGAAAGATGTAATACCCGATAGTTTTGGGTTTGAGTCAAGTGACCATATTATAGACAAGGACGTTATTCTTCAGAAAATAAATGCTATAAGCTCAACGCCCAAAATTCAAGCGATTTCTAAATTATACGAGCATGAGTTTTCGGATATACAGATTGAACAGCGCCAGCTTAAGTTCGAAAATGGATACTTGAATAACGAGCCAGAAGATATTTCGCCTAACATGGTTAAAATATCATTTCCGAAGGTTTTGTATAAGGCAGAATTGTTTATTAATGAAGAAGCTATCCTCGAAAATCTAAACGATTATTTGGAGAGTATTGGAAAAAGGAAAGTGAAAAAGTTGAAGCCAAACACACTGGTCAAAAAGGCTTTAAAACAAAATAAAGTATATTTTGAAGACTGGATTTTACATGAAAAGTTTATTTATACTTTTCGGGATTTATCTAAAAACAACGAACCATTGAGAAAAATTATAGATGCTGGCACAATAACTACTTTGGATTGTAAAGACTTCTACGAACAAGATGAAGCGAGTAACAAAGTATTCAAAAACCTTTTAAGAAAATCTCTGATCCAACTTTGCTATTATAAAGGAATAGAATTCTTCCCGCCAAGAGGAATTTTCAGATTTGCCAATTCAAGACCTCCTAAAGCAAAGCAAATTAGATGGAAGGGTAAAAAAGAGTCTACCAAGACAGTAATATTCGAAATGACAAATAAGAAGGAGGGGCACATAATCTGTTATAGACACTTAGCATTCAAAGCATCTTTTTTAAATTTTGAAATAGATTGGTATTTGGTCATAAATCCAACATGGAGCTTTACAAATCCGGGTGGATATAGGGAAAGTCGATTTGAATCAGCATATATGGCAGGAATAAAACGACTTGAGAATAACAATTCTGTTTACAATTACTTTAGATTCTTTGCGTACTACTTATCTTATACGGACCTGTTTGTTACTGAATATCCATACCTGCAGACCTCGAAAAATGAGCCATTAAGTTTATCTCCCAGCCTAGATGAACAAAAATGGATACCCGTTAAAATCGTTGAAGAAACATCTGAGTTTACTCCAACGGAAATAAGCCTTGATAACGAATTAACCAACTCAATTTTTTCTGATCAATGA
- a CDS encoding response regulator transcription factor, with amino-acid sequence MKTGTVQETISLSFINDKSPVTDNICKDLAASGMEILSRSESIENGLTQLSSLNELPKVCIIDLDFYDQNVLKQLQELRKEYPAIKLVAHSDIDDEKVGKSLLEIGFSSYLLLGSDVDDFKKAIFSA; translated from the coding sequence ATGAAAACTGGTACTGTACAAGAAACAATCTCCCTGTCTTTTATCAATGACAAAAGCCCTGTAACCGATAACATCTGCAAAGATCTCGCTGCATCTGGAATGGAAATACTATCTCGGTCAGAAAGCATTGAAAATGGGCTAACACAGTTGTCTTCATTGAATGAACTCCCCAAAGTCTGTATTATTGACTTGGATTTTTACGACCAAAATGTGCTTAAACAGCTTCAAGAATTAAGGAAAGAGTACCCTGCAATCAAACTGGTTGCCCATAGCGATATTGATGATGAGAAAGTTGGGAAATCTCTTTTAGAGATTGGGTTTTCAAGTTATCTACTACTTGGAAGCGATGTTGATGATTTTAAGAAAGCTATCTTCAGTGCTTAA
- a CDS encoding helix-turn-helix domain-containing protein, which translates to MYRLCSKPDSWTILLKMDLFTNDSDDIIAHREMITQLRNRIEQILKNYRPVMNGEIYLSGEDVCKLLHISRRTLQQYRDDQILPYIQIGGKIIFKQTDLLRILEQNYVCNGQKNK; encoded by the coding sequence ATGTACAGGCTTTGCTCGAAGCCGGACAGCTGGACAATACTACTGAAAATGGATTTATTCACGAATGATAGTGACGATATCATCGCCCACAGGGAAATGATTACACAGCTACGAAATCGTATTGAACAGATATTAAAAAACTACCGTCCTGTAATGAACGGTGAAATATATCTTTCGGGCGAAGATGTGTGCAAGCTGTTACATATCAGCAGACGGACTTTACAGCAATATCGTGATGACCAAATACTCCCATACATCCAGATAGGCGGCAAAATCATTTTTAAGCAAACCGACCTTTTACGGATACTTGAACAAAACTATGTCTGCAATGGACAAAAGAACAAGTAA
- a CDS encoding helix-turn-helix domain-containing protein: MEVIAIQKSALDGMKNELKALLELTENATQKYTPIFKAEQWLDNQEVCLMMNITKRTLQTHKSKGLLPYSKLNRKNYYKRSDVQALLEAGQLDNTTENGFIHE, translated from the coding sequence ATGGAAGTAATTGCAATACAAAAGTCGGCACTAGACGGAATGAAAAATGAGCTAAAAGCACTTTTGGAATTGACCGAAAATGCCACACAGAAATATACGCCCATTTTTAAAGCGGAACAATGGCTCGATAACCAGGAAGTATGTCTGATGATGAACATTACCAAGCGGACTTTACAGACCCACAAAAGCAAAGGACTATTACCGTATTCAAAACTGAACCGTAAAAATTATTATAAACGCTCAGATGTACAGGCTTTGCTCGAAGCCGGACAGCTGGACAATACTACTGAAAATGGATTTATTCACGAATGA
- a CDS encoding molybdenum ABC transporter permease, which produces MVASLVIGIIFLVAGLVLRYWINRRKFYRRSSMGTEGFSSYESSIFIKLIEKVGKWIAYALIIFGLLSLWVYSLEKKEKQQPDVTTEQPAQRR; this is translated from the coding sequence ATGGTTGCATCACTCGTTATAGGTATCATATTTTTGGTTGCAGGCTTGGTACTTCGTTACTGGATTAACCGTAGAAAGTTTTACAGGCGCAGCTCTATGGGAACTGAGGGGTTCTCATCTTATGAAAGTTCGATTTTCATTAAATTGATTGAAAAGGTTGGCAAATGGATAGCTTATGCGTTGATTATATTTGGGCTGTTGTCGTTATGGGTTTATTCCCTTGAAAAAAAGGAAAAACAGCAGCCTGACGTAACAACCGAACAACCTGCCCAACGCAGATAA
- a CDS encoding DUF3872 domain-containing protein, giving the protein MIAIFNNFRIGLLPIYVFLAILTASVTLVSCSKDDELEIQKDFPFEVKVMPVPKYVANGQTVEIRITIQRTGNYSSTQYFLRYFQFDGKGTLRYYDEPPYLPNDLYELPTEQFRLYYTSASAVSQSFEVWISDNFGNEKQITFQFNSSD; this is encoded by the coding sequence ATGATAGCAATATTCAATAATTTCAGAATAGGATTACTGCCGATATATGTATTCCTGGCAATCCTCACAGCTTCGGTTACGTTGGTATCTTGTAGCAAAGATGATGAACTCGAAATACAAAAGGACTTTCCTTTTGAGGTCAAAGTGATGCCAGTGCCTAAATATGTTGCCAACGGCCAGACGGTAGAGATCCGCATTACAATACAGCGAACTGGAAATTATAGCAGCACGCAATATTTCCTTCGCTACTTCCAGTTTGACGGAAAGGGCACACTTAGGTATTACGATGAGCCGCCGTACCTACCTAATGATCTGTATGAGTTACCAACCGAGCAGTTCCGTTTGTACTATACTTCGGCATCTGCAGTATCTCAATCCTTTGAGGTTTGGATTTCGGATAACTTCGGGAACGAAAAGCAGATAACTTTTCAGTTTAACAGTAGTGATTAA
- a CDS encoding conjugal transfer protein TraO, producing MKKYIYTVMLVLMGITMAQAQRMLPKQKGLEISTGVLSNDKIGNDYYISVAMTVNGKNGNYQLWALEYTHQYHDYKDLRIPQESYSAEGGYSFYLLGDARKNITLNLGITGVVGYESINRGEAMLYDGSKILSEDNFIYGAGGRLTFETYLSDRFVLVLQGRTKVLWGKDLEQFRPSVGMGLRFNF from the coding sequence ATGAAAAAGTATATCTATACCGTGATGCTTGTTTTAATGGGCATCACAATGGCACAGGCACAACGAATGCTGCCTAAACAGAAAGGCTTGGAAATAAGCACAGGCGTATTATCCAATGATAAGATTGGCAATGATTATTACATCAGTGTAGCGATGACTGTAAATGGTAAAAACGGCAATTACCAGCTTTGGGCATTGGAATATACACACCAATACCACGACTATAAAGACCTGCGCATACCGCAGGAAAGTTATAGTGCCGAAGGCGGTTACAGTTTCTACTTGTTGGGCGATGCCCGAAAAAACATCACGCTGAATTTAGGAATAACAGGCGTAGTCGGTTATGAAAGCATTAACCGGGGCGAAGCTATGTTGTATGACGGATCGAAGATACTGAGCGAGGACAATTTTATCTACGGAGCTGGTGGACGGCTCACATTTGAAACGTACCTGTCCGACCGATTTGTATTAGTCCTGCAAGGGCGTACAAAAGTCCTTTGGGGTAAAGACTTAGAACAGTTCCGACCGTCCGTAGGTATGGGATTAAGGTTTAACTTTTAA
- the traN gene encoding conjugative transposon protein TraN yields MKNHLKTFWAFALILGFAVNSYAQDTIRTPLALGKIEPYRMEVTYDKTSHLIFPTAIRYVDLGSEYLIAGKAEDAENVLRVKASVRDFEPETNFSVITNDGRFYNFNVYYSSYPAAMSYDLLTMQKAVDKANGNDVLFEELGNNSPSLAGLLLETIYKKDKRIVKHIGAKSFGIQFMLKGIYIHNGKYYLHTELRNRTNVPFQIDFVNFKVVDKKVAKRTVVQERPMIPLRTYKPLDEIGGKTIEQNVFMLDQFTIADDKVLLIEIFEKNGGRHQTLQIENSDLIKARLINDMHLKF; encoded by the coding sequence ATGAAAAATCATTTAAAAACCTTTTGGGCTTTTGCCCTGATACTCGGCTTTGCCGTAAACTCTTACGCACAGGACACCATCAGAACGCCGCTTGCCCTGGGCAAGATAGAACCGTACCGTATGGAAGTAACTTACGATAAAACTTCGCACTTGATTTTCCCGACCGCCATTCGTTATGTGGACTTGGGCAGCGAATACCTGATAGCAGGAAAAGCCGAAGATGCAGAAAACGTGTTGCGTGTGAAAGCATCTGTAAGGGACTTTGAGCCTGAAACCAATTTTTCCGTTATCACGAATGACGGTCGTTTTTACAACTTCAACGTGTATTACAGTTCCTACCCGGCGGCAATGAGCTATGACCTGCTCACGATGCAGAAAGCGGTAGATAAAGCCAATGGTAACGATGTGCTTTTTGAAGAATTGGGCAACAATTCGCCCTCGCTGGCAGGCTTGCTACTGGAAACCATTTACAAGAAAGACAAACGCATTGTAAAGCATATTGGAGCTAAGAGCTTCGGCATTCAGTTTATGCTCAAAGGCATTTACATCCACAACGGCAAATACTATTTGCATACGGAATTGAGAAACCGTACCAATGTGCCATTTCAGATTGATTTTGTGAATTTCAAGGTAGTGGATAAAAAGGTAGCCAAACGTACCGTAGTACAGGAACGTCCGATGATACCGCTACGCACTTACAAACCATTGGACGAGATCGGTGGAAAAACCATCGAGCAAAACGTGTTCATGTTAGACCAATTTACCATTGCTGATGACAAGGTATTACTGATTGAGATTTTCGAGAAAAACGGTGGCAGGCATCAAACACTTCAGATAGAAAACTCTGATTTAATCAAGGCTCGTTTGATTAACGATATGCACCTGAAATTTTAA
- the traM gene encoding conjugative transposon protein TraM produces the protein MKENENKKSVVRVTEGNPNETADVLQDGAQNKADKLKKPLIFLLMGVVFLGCMYLIFKPSKDKKAVENIGLNDAVPQATGAGMPADKGKAYEQEMLERKEQEKRNALTTLSDYWNTEDSASADNEEGLPEQDEESNGFGGGGRNSGRNGNHGLNSYRNMQSTLGSFYQDNNSETMELRRQLDEMKEKLAEKDVPPVATVDDQLKLMEKSYEMAAKYLPQNANTGNAAPANGATTGAAGANQKEQFVSFTPTRKNIVSALYREPSDSAFAADWSQTKSRGFYTAGSTEEVVQPKNSIKACVNEAQTVVGETGVRLRLLEPAKTPQRTIPKGTIVTANAKFQNGRLQLKVTSVELEGNIIPVDIIIYDLDGQQGLYVPYSPEMNALTEMAANMSQTGGTSVMLTQNAGQQVAADLSRGVVQGISGYFAKKVRTPKVTLKAGYQVFLVSKK, from the coding sequence ATGAAAGAAAATGAGAACAAAAAATCGGTTGTTCGGGTAACGGAGGGGAACCCGAATGAAACTGCTGATGTGTTGCAAGACGGCGCACAGAACAAAGCCGACAAACTCAAAAAGCCACTTATATTCCTTTTAATGGGAGTGGTATTTCTCGGCTGTATGTACCTGATATTTAAACCGTCGAAAGACAAAAAGGCGGTGGAGAACATCGGATTAAACGATGCCGTACCACAGGCTACCGGGGCAGGAATGCCTGCCGATAAAGGCAAGGCGTATGAACAGGAAATGCTCGAACGCAAAGAGCAGGAAAAGCGCAATGCACTGACCACGCTTTCTGATTATTGGAATACTGAAGACAGTGCATCTGCTGACAATGAAGAAGGTTTACCTGAACAAGATGAAGAAAGCAACGGCTTTGGCGGTGGCGGCAGAAATTCGGGAAGAAACGGTAATCATGGATTGAACAGCTACAGAAATATGCAAAGCACATTGGGTTCATTCTATCAGGATAATAATTCTGAAACAATGGAACTCCGCAGGCAACTGGACGAAATGAAAGAAAAGCTGGCCGAGAAAGATGTGCCACCTGTGGCCACCGTTGACGACCAACTCAAATTAATGGAGAAATCCTATGAAATGGCTGCAAAGTATCTTCCGCAAAATGCTAACACCGGAAATGCTGCTCCTGCCAACGGTGCAACTACTGGGGCTGCGGGTGCTAACCAAAAAGAGCAATTTGTATCGTTCACACCAACAAGAAAGAACATTGTATCAGCCTTGTACCGTGAACCGTCGGACAGTGCCTTTGCAGCCGATTGGAGCCAAACAAAAAGCCGCGGGTTCTATACCGCAGGTTCTACTGAAGAGGTAGTACAGCCTAAAAACAGCATCAAAGCCTGTGTAAACGAAGCCCAGACAGTAGTTGGCGAAACGGGTGTGCGCTTACGACTATTAGAGCCTGCTAAAACCCCGCAACGTACCATTCCCAAAGGAACAATTGTAACGGCTAATGCAAAATTTCAGAATGGCAGGCTACAATTAAAAGTTACCTCCGTAGAACTGGAGGGCAACATCATTCCGGTAGATATAATCATTTACGATTTGGACGGGCAGCAAGGCTTGTACGTTCCGTATTCGCCGGAAATGAATGCACTTACCGAAATGGCGGCCAATATGAGCCAGACAGGGGGAACAAGCGTAATGCTCACGCAGAATGCCGGACAGCAGGTAGCGGCTGATTTAAGCCGTGGCGTGGTACAGGGTATCTCAGGCTATTTCGCCAAGAAAGTAAGAACGCCAAAGGTTACACTGAAAGCGGGCTATCAGGTCTTTCTTGTATCTAAAAAATAA
- the traK gene encoding conjugative transposon protein TraK gives MEFKTLRNIENSFRQIRLYAIVFAVLCTSVVGYAVWRSYRFAEEQRQKIYVLDNGKSLMLALSQDASINRPVEAREHVRRFHELFFTLAPDKNAIESNMSRAFNLADKSAFDYYKDLSEKGYYSRIISGNVQQRIEVDSVVCNFDNYPYAVRTYAKQFIIRSSNVTRRNLITSCYLVNSVRSDNNPQGFNIEKFAVVENRDIEVIER, from the coding sequence ATGGAATTTAAAACGCTAAGAAATATCGAAAACAGCTTTAGGCAGATAAGGTTATATGCCATTGTGTTTGCGGTTCTCTGCACCAGTGTGGTAGGATACGCCGTATGGCGTTCCTACCGCTTTGCAGAAGAACAACGCCAAAAAATCTATGTACTGGATAATGGTAAATCCCTGATGCTTGCCTTGTCGCAGGATGCAAGCATCAACCGCCCGGTTGAAGCAAGGGAACACGTCAGACGTTTCCACGAACTGTTCTTTACGCTTGCCCCCGACAAGAATGCTATTGAAAGCAATATGAGCAGGGCATTCAACCTTGCCGATAAAAGTGCTTTTGATTACTACAAAGACTTATCGGAAAAGGGCTATTACAGCAGGATTATTTCGGGGAACGTGCAACAACGCATAGAGGTAGATAGTGTCGTGTGCAACTTCGACAACTACCCGTATGCAGTGCGCACCTATGCCAAACAGTTCATCATCCGGTCAAGCAATGTAACCAGACGTAACCTGATTACTTCCTGCTATCTCGTTAACTCCGTTCGCTCTGACAACAACCCGCAAGGTTTCAATATTGAAAAATTTGCAGTCGTGGAAAACAGGGATATCGAAGTCATCGAACGCTAA